A window of the Sphaerobacter thermophilus DSM 20745 genome harbors these coding sequences:
- the argC gene encoding N-acetyl-gamma-glutamyl-phosphate reductase, whose translation MTLSVAILGGSGYAGGELLRLLLGHPEVEVTQVTSRSRAGKFVHTVHPNLRKRTQLKFIPPEKLERVDVLFSALPHGATAPQVKDLLERGSIVVDLSADFRLRDPAAYERWYGWSHPFPEMIPDTVYGMPELHREEIRTARYIAGPGCTATAAILGLAPLFRAGVVDPSMPVVIEAKTGSSGAGAEVTLSSHHPERAGIIRSFKPTGHRHSAEILQELAVDGVAPNVHFTVTSVEAVRGILATSHVFLKEPLADKDLWKIYRGMYGQEPFIRLVKEASGIHRYPEPKILSGTNYCDIGWELDADGKRLVVMAAIDNLMKGAAGQAVQAMNIRCGFDETAGLEFPGLHPI comes from the coding sequence ATGACTCTCTCAGTCGCCATCCTTGGTGGGTCGGGTTACGCCGGTGGGGAGCTGCTCCGGCTGCTGCTGGGGCACCCGGAGGTGGAGGTGACGCAGGTCACCTCGCGCTCCCGGGCCGGGAAGTTCGTCCACACCGTGCACCCGAACCTGCGCAAGCGGACGCAACTGAAGTTCATCCCGCCGGAGAAGCTGGAGCGGGTCGACGTCCTCTTCTCCGCGCTGCCGCACGGGGCGACCGCACCCCAGGTGAAGGACCTGCTGGAGCGCGGCTCGATCGTAGTTGACCTGAGCGCCGACTTCCGGTTGCGCGATCCAGCCGCCTACGAGCGCTGGTACGGCTGGAGCCACCCGTTCCCGGAGATGATCCCTGACACGGTCTACGGCATGCCGGAGCTGCACCGGGAGGAGATCCGCACCGCCCGCTACATCGCCGGGCCGGGCTGCACCGCGACGGCGGCCATCCTGGGGCTGGCGCCGCTGTTCCGGGCCGGGGTGGTCGATCCGTCCATGCCGGTCGTGATCGAAGCCAAGACCGGGTCCTCCGGCGCGGGGGCCGAGGTGACCCTCTCCAGCCACCACCCGGAGCGCGCCGGGATCATCCGCTCCTTCAAGCCGACCGGGCACCGGCACAGCGCCGAGATCCTTCAGGAGCTGGCCGTCGACGGAGTGGCGCCGAACGTACACTTCACCGTGACCAGTGTCGAGGCGGTGCGCGGCATCCTGGCGACCTCCCACGTCTTCCTCAAGGAGCCGCTGGCGGACAAGGATCTGTGGAAGATCTACCGGGGCATGTACGGCCAGGAGCCGTTCATCCGCCTGGTGAAGGAAGCGAGCGGCATCCACCGCTACCCGGAGCCGAAGATCCTCTCCGGCACGAACTACTGCGACATCGGCTGGGAGCTGGATGCGGACGGCAAGCGGCTGGTCGTCATGGCTGCGATCGACAACCTGATGAAGGGCGCGGCCGGGCAGGCGGTGCAGGCGATGAACATCCGCTGCGGCTTCGACGAGACGGCCGGGCTGGAGTTCCCGGGGTTGCATCCGATCTAG
- a CDS encoding SRPBCC family protein has translation MTEQQQPAGNGRQTPGSEMGVPSWLPPVIVGVLALGILRRRTLRRLLATGAAAAVAYRVADQSGLVTRLRFGRGPTPLTVTRSVTIARPRQEVYAFWRDFTNLPRFMHDLESVEVTGERTSRWVARGPRGSQRAWDVEVTEDRPGEVIAWQSVEGAPVWSRGTVRFHDAPGGNGTEVHLTLATLSAGTFGLLSGPPPAQQVQEDLRRAKQLIETGNITTTEGQPTGPGGGTQQVERIASILRRIAAAVERARDRRSPGETTTATP, from the coding sequence ATGACCGAACAGCAACAGCCGGCAGGCAATGGGCGCCAGACACCCGGGTCCGAGATGGGCGTCCCATCGTGGCTGCCGCCGGTCATCGTCGGGGTGCTCGCACTCGGAATCCTGCGGCGGCGCACGCTGCGGCGACTCCTGGCGACCGGGGCGGCCGCGGCCGTCGCCTACCGGGTCGCCGACCAGAGCGGGCTCGTGACCCGGCTCCGGTTCGGGCGTGGCCCAACCCCGCTCACCGTCACGCGGTCGGTCACCATCGCGCGACCACGGCAGGAGGTCTACGCCTTCTGGCGCGACTTCACCAACCTCCCCCGCTTCATGCACGACCTCGAGTCGGTGGAGGTGACCGGGGAGCGGACGAGCCGCTGGGTCGCGCGCGGGCCACGCGGGAGCCAGCGCGCCTGGGACGTGGAGGTGACCGAGGATCGGCCGGGCGAGGTCATCGCCTGGCAGTCGGTCGAAGGCGCACCCGTCTGGTCCCGCGGCACCGTGCGCTTCCACGACGCGCCAGGGGGAAACGGCACGGAAGTCCACCTCACCCTGGCGACGCTGTCGGCCGGCACGTTCGGGCTCCTCAGCGGACCTCCGCCTGCCCAGCAGGTGCAGGAAGACCTGCGCCGTGCTAAGCAGCTCATCGAGACGGGCAATATCACCACCACCGAGGGCCAGCCCACCGGCCCCGGTGGCGGCACGCAGCAGGTGGAACGCATCGCCAGCATCCTGCGCCGCATCGCCGCAGCCGTCGAACGAGCACGTGACCGCCGCTCACCCGGCGAGACGACGACGGCAACGCCCTGA
- a CDS encoding class I SAM-dependent methyltransferase: MRRFLTIIGAIGAVAAAVVWWRRQREAPAPFSARLSWVLSLPQFEHARADVILDRLDLRPGMRVLDAGAGTGRLTIPAARRVAPNGEVVALDIQPEMLAKLEQRAAAEGVTNIRTVQAALGDGALEPESFDRALLVAVLGETPDQLAVLRDLHAALKPGGILSVSEGFPDPHYQRADHVRALAAVAGFRPWQEWRTRLGYTLHLVKEG; the protein is encoded by the coding sequence ATGCGACGTTTCCTCACCATTATCGGTGCGATCGGGGCGGTGGCAGCCGCGGTGGTCTGGTGGCGGCGGCAGCGGGAGGCGCCCGCGCCATTCTCGGCACGGCTGTCGTGGGTGCTCAGCCTGCCGCAGTTTGAGCACGCGCGGGCCGATGTCATCCTCGACCGGCTTGACCTGCGACCGGGAATGCGCGTGCTCGACGCCGGTGCCGGCACGGGCCGCCTGACGATCCCGGCGGCGCGGCGGGTCGCACCCAACGGCGAGGTCGTGGCGCTCGACATCCAGCCCGAGATGCTCGCTAAGCTGGAGCAGCGGGCGGCCGCCGAGGGGGTGACCAACATCCGCACCGTGCAGGCCGCGCTGGGGGACGGCGCGCTGGAGCCGGAGAGCTTCGACCGGGCGCTCCTGGTCGCCGTGCTCGGCGAGACACCGGATCAACTCGCGGTGCTGCGCGACCTGCACGCCGCGCTGAAGCCCGGTGGCATCCTCTCGGTGAGCGAGGGCTTCCCCGATCCGCACTACCAGCGTGCCGATCACGTGCGGGCGTTGGCGGCGGTCGCCGGGTTCCGGCCCTGGCAGGAGTGGCGCACCCGGCTCGGCTACACGCTGCATCTGGTGAAGGAGGGGTGA
- a CDS encoding aminomethyltransferase family protein: MVEQARTSLQQLIDSVPNIVDHLYNQKMTLLGTFPDLPPEFTNWRDEQHSWRHSVALFDQSYHMTNLYLSGPDIIPLLERVGVNTVKNFTAGRAKQLVACSPEGYVIGDGILFYLTDGRVKLVSRPGINNWLHFHAETGGFDVTVENDVWSVADPTRPRTVYRYEVQGPNAPALLEELNGGPLPPVKYFRIGEMTIAGRRVYFLRHGMAGTPGAELFGPWEDGPAVKAAIIEAGQRHGLRQVGSKAYITSGIEGVGWIPSPVPAVYTSPELRAYREWLPATTEEATGSLGGSFYSSNIEDYYFTPWDLGYGHLIAFDHDFIGREALEARVNDKHRVKVTLVWNGEDVTRAIGTMFQRPAGERAKFIDWPIPRYALWQYDAVCNDRGDVIGVSTTCGYISNATAILSLAAVDPEYSQPGTQVTLLWGEPRGGSEKPTVERHTQTEIRATVAPVPYADLARDYLGSERGH; the protein is encoded by the coding sequence ATGGTCGAACAGGCGCGAACGAGCCTGCAGCAGTTGATTGACTCTGTGCCCAACATCGTTGACCACCTCTACAACCAGAAGATGACGCTGCTCGGGACCTTCCCCGACCTCCCGCCCGAATTCACCAACTGGCGTGACGAGCAGCACTCGTGGCGCCACTCGGTTGCCCTGTTCGACCAGTCCTATCACATGACCAACCTCTACCTGAGCGGGCCGGACATCATCCCGCTCCTCGAGCGCGTAGGCGTCAACACGGTCAAGAACTTCACGGCGGGCCGTGCCAAGCAACTGGTCGCGTGCAGCCCCGAAGGCTATGTCATTGGTGACGGTATCCTCTTCTACCTCACGGACGGGCGCGTCAAACTGGTATCGCGGCCGGGGATCAACAACTGGCTGCACTTCCATGCCGAGACGGGCGGCTTCGACGTGACGGTCGAGAACGATGTCTGGTCGGTCGCCGACCCCACCCGACCGCGGACGGTCTACCGCTACGAGGTGCAAGGCCCCAATGCACCCGCGCTGCTCGAAGAGCTGAACGGCGGGCCCTTGCCGCCGGTCAAGTACTTCCGGATCGGCGAGATGACGATCGCCGGTCGGCGCGTGTACTTCCTCCGCCACGGCATGGCAGGCACCCCGGGAGCTGAGCTGTTCGGGCCGTGGGAGGATGGCCCGGCGGTGAAGGCTGCCATCATCGAGGCTGGACAGCGGCACGGGCTCCGTCAGGTCGGATCGAAGGCCTACATCACCAGCGGCATCGAGGGGGTGGGCTGGATCCCGTCTCCGGTGCCCGCCGTCTACACGAGTCCTGAGCTACGCGCCTATCGTGAGTGGCTGCCAGCGACGACCGAAGAGGCGACGGGGTCACTGGGCGGCAGCTTCTACTCCTCGAACATCGAAGACTACTACTTCACGCCGTGGGACCTCGGCTACGGGCATCTGATCGCCTTCGACCACGACTTCATCGGCCGCGAAGCGCTGGAGGCACGCGTCAACGACAAGCACCGCGTCAAGGTGACGCTGGTCTGGAACGGTGAGGATGTGACGCGGGCGATCGGGACGATGTTCCAGCGACCCGCCGGGGAGCGGGCAAAGTTCATCGACTGGCCCATCCCCCGCTACGCCCTCTGGCAGTACGACGCGGTGTGCAACGACCGGGGCGACGTCATCGGTGTGTCCACCACCTGCGGCTACATCTCCAACGCGACGGCGATCCTGTCCCTCGCCGCTGTCGATCCGGAGTACAGCCAGCCCGGCACCCAGGTGACGCTCCTCTGGGGTGAGCCGCGTGGCGGTTCCGAAAAGCCGACGGTCGAGCGGCACACCCAGACTGAGATCCGCGCCACGGTCGCCCCGGTTCCCTACGCCGACCTTGCCCGGGACTACCTCGGGTCGGAGCGTGGGCACTAG
- a CDS encoding [LysW]-lysine hydrolase, whose translation MLESISPMSMTTADLLRGLVSIPSPSGAEAPAVEWLCQQMAALGYQAEPDGAGNAVGTRGEGPREIMLLGHIDTVPGEVPVQVVDGVLYGRGAVDAKGPLATFVVAGARAKLPPGVRLTVVGAVEEEVMSSRGARHLIATREAPDAVVIGEPSGWDGVVLGYRGSVALEYRVTVPMSHSAGPEATAAELAADFWYRLRTWCAEWSVGIDHAFHRVEPKLNALNSSSDGLYGEAVARIGLRLPPALSPEEAIAVATSLASEGEVTATVNAPAFQTDKRQPIVAAFLAAVRAHGGTPRLKLKTGTSDMNLVGPAWGCPIVAYGPGDSRLDHTPEEHVPLADLERATAILTTAIERVAAQIHSGRWGGER comes from the coding sequence GTGCTGGAGTCGATCAGCCCGATGAGTATGACAACCGCCGACCTGCTGCGCGGGCTGGTAAGCATCCCTAGTCCCTCCGGCGCCGAGGCTCCCGCGGTCGAGTGGCTGTGCCAGCAGATGGCAGCGCTCGGCTACCAGGCCGAACCGGACGGCGCCGGCAACGCGGTCGGCACCCGCGGAGAGGGACCGCGGGAGATCATGCTTCTGGGCCACATCGACACCGTGCCCGGCGAGGTGCCGGTGCAGGTCGTCGACGGCGTGCTCTACGGCCGGGGGGCGGTCGATGCCAAGGGGCCGTTGGCGACCTTCGTCGTCGCCGGGGCGCGGGCGAAGCTGCCGCCGGGGGTGCGGCTCACCGTCGTCGGCGCGGTCGAGGAGGAGGTCATGTCCTCCCGTGGGGCACGCCACCTGATCGCGACCCGCGAGGCGCCGGACGCGGTCGTCATCGGCGAGCCGAGTGGCTGGGACGGCGTCGTGCTGGGCTACCGGGGCTCGGTCGCGCTCGAGTACCGGGTTACCGTGCCGATGTCGCACTCGGCCGGGCCGGAGGCCACGGCAGCCGAACTGGCGGCGGACTTCTGGTACCGGCTGCGGACCTGGTGCGCCGAGTGGAGCGTCGGGATCGACCACGCGTTCCACCGGGTCGAACCCAAGCTCAACGCGCTGAACTCCTCCTCCGACGGGCTCTACGGGGAGGCCGTGGCGCGGATCGGCCTGCGGCTGCCTCCCGCCCTCTCGCCCGAGGAGGCGATCGCAGTCGCGACCTCGCTGGCCAGCGAGGGGGAGGTGACGGCTACTGTCAATGCGCCGGCTTTTCAGACCGACAAGCGCCAGCCGATCGTCGCGGCCTTCCTCGCCGCGGTGCGGGCGCACGGCGGCACCCCACGCCTCAAGTTGAAGACGGGCACGTCCGACATGAACCTGGTTGGCCCGGCCTGGGGCTGCCCGATCGTGGCATACGGTCCGGGCGATTCGCGGCTCGACCACACGCCAGAGGAGCATGTGCCGCTGGCGGATTTGGAGCGAGCGACGGCGATTCTGACGACGGCGATCGAGCGAGTGGCGGCGCAGATTCACAGCGGCCGCTGGGGAGGTGAGCGGTGA
- a CDS encoding zinc-dependent alcohol dehydrogenase has product MKAVCWYGTHDVRVETVPDPAILNPQDAIIRVSATAICGSDLHLYDGYIPDMEAGDILGHEFMGEVVEVGREVKTLKPGDRVVVPFTISCGRCDYCQRGLWSLCDNSNPNAWMAEALYGFSGGGYYGYSHLFGGYAGGQAEYVRVPFADAGPITVPDGLSDEQVLFLSDVFPTGYMAAEQAEIKPGDVVAIWGCGPVGQFAIRSAYLLGADEVIAIDRIPERLRMAEAGGARRLNYEDTDVVEALKELTGGRGPDACIDAVGMEAHGVGPAAWFDRAEQAVRLETDRPTALRQVIQACRKGGTVSVPGVYGGFIDKFPMGAIFSKGLTLRAGQTHVQAYLRPLLERIANGDIDPSFIVTHRLSLEEAPEAYRTFQQKEDGCIKVVLSA; this is encoded by the coding sequence ATGAAAGCAGTCTGCTGGTACGGCACGCACGACGTGCGCGTGGAGACGGTGCCCGACCCGGCGATCCTCAACCCGCAGGACGCCATCATCCGGGTGTCGGCCACCGCGATCTGCGGCTCCGACCTGCACCTGTACGATGGCTACATCCCGGACATGGAGGCCGGCGACATCCTCGGCCACGAGTTCATGGGCGAGGTGGTCGAGGTCGGGCGCGAGGTCAAGACCCTCAAGCCCGGCGACCGCGTGGTCGTCCCCTTCACCATCTCCTGCGGCCGGTGCGACTACTGCCAGCGCGGCCTCTGGTCGCTGTGCGACAACTCGAACCCAAACGCCTGGATGGCTGAGGCACTCTACGGCTTTTCCGGCGGCGGGTACTACGGCTACTCGCACCTCTTCGGCGGCTACGCGGGCGGGCAGGCCGAGTACGTCCGCGTGCCGTTCGCCGACGCCGGCCCGATTACCGTGCCGGACGGGCTGAGCGACGAGCAGGTCCTCTTCCTGTCCGACGTCTTCCCCACCGGGTACATGGCCGCCGAACAGGCGGAGATCAAGCCGGGCGACGTGGTCGCGATCTGGGGCTGTGGCCCGGTCGGGCAGTTCGCCATTCGCAGCGCCTACCTGCTCGGCGCCGACGAGGTCATCGCCATCGACCGCATCCCGGAGCGCCTGCGCATGGCCGAAGCTGGGGGAGCACGGAGACTCAACTACGAAGACACCGACGTCGTCGAGGCCCTAAAGGAGTTGACCGGCGGCCGCGGCCCCGACGCCTGCATCGACGCCGTCGGCATGGAGGCGCACGGCGTCGGCCCGGCGGCCTGGTTCGACCGGGCCGAACAGGCGGTTCGCCTAGAGACGGACCGGCCGACCGCCTTGCGCCAGGTGATCCAAGCGTGCCGGAAGGGCGGGACCGTCTCGGTGCCCGGAGTCTACGGCGGGTTCATCGACAAGTTCCCGATGGGAGCGATCTTCAGCAAGGGACTGACCCTGCGCGCCGGCCAGACCCACGTCCAGGCGTACCTCCGCCCCCTCCTCGAGCGCATCGCGAACGGCGACATCGACCCGAGCTTCATCGTCACCCATCGCCTGTCGCTGGAGGAGGCGCCGGAGGCCTACCGCACCTTCCAGCAGAAGGAGGACGGCTGCATCAAGGTGGTGCTGAGCGCCTAG
- the lysW gene encoding lysine biosynthesis protein LysW, with product MGECPECGAGLGLENVEQGEIVQCPDCGVELEVLETSPLTLGLAPAEEEDWGE from the coding sequence ATGGGTGAGTGCCCGGAATGCGGTGCCGGATTGGGGCTGGAGAACGTGGAGCAGGGCGAGATCGTGCAGTGCCCTGACTGCGGCGTCGAGCTGGAGGTGCTGGAGACCTCGCCGCTGACGCTGGGGCTGGCTCCGGCCGAAGAAGAAGACTGGGGAGAGTAG
- a CDS encoding ATP-grasp domain-containing protein, protein MARVALLADRLRVEERLLIEAFAARGHEAVLVQPAKLALSPAAPSAGDFVAALDRGEATAERAVLAALLASGGTPVVNRAATARLLADRMALLRHLILADIPVPETRVCFGEEAIFAAIAEIGYPVVLKSLTVDPGFPVALVEDQDAAEAIVEHRIMLGGERAVLVQQFIPARAGQSVRLVVAGRSLAGIEQRTHGGWRPGRDATYEAYTGDPAPLTALAERIIERLGTGTYAVEVVETGDGPVVVGVANLVDFRSLSGRGVDVAGMIADFVLG, encoded by the coding sequence GTGGCGCGGGTTGCCCTGCTTGCCGACCGGCTACGTGTTGAGGAACGCCTGCTGATCGAGGCGTTCGCGGCCCGGGGGCACGAGGCGGTGCTGGTGCAGCCCGCCAAGTTGGCCCTGTCTCCCGCTGCGCCGAGCGCGGGCGACTTTGTCGCGGCGCTCGACCGCGGCGAAGCCACGGCCGAACGGGCGGTGCTGGCGGCGCTGCTGGCGTCCGGCGGCACCCCGGTGGTGAACCGGGCAGCCACCGCCCGGCTCCTGGCCGACCGCATGGCGCTGCTGCGCCACCTGATCCTGGCGGACATCCCGGTGCCGGAGACTCGCGTCTGCTTCGGCGAGGAGGCGATCTTCGCCGCTATCGCGGAGATCGGCTATCCGGTCGTTCTCAAGTCGCTGACGGTGGATCCCGGTTTCCCGGTGGCGCTGGTCGAGGACCAGGATGCGGCCGAGGCGATCGTCGAGCACCGGATCATGCTCGGCGGCGAGCGCGCGGTGCTGGTGCAGCAGTTCATCCCGGCCCGGGCCGGGCAGTCGGTCCGGCTGGTCGTCGCCGGTCGGTCGCTCGCGGGGATCGAGCAGCGGACCCACGGCGGCTGGCGGCCCGGTCGTGACGCGACGTATGAGGCGTACACCGGGGATCCGGCCCCGCTGACGGCCCTGGCCGAACGGATCATCGAGCGGCTCGGCACCGGCACCTACGCGGTGGAGGTCGTCGAGACCGGCGACGGGCCGGTGGTGGTTGGCGTGGCCAACCTGGTCGATTTCCGCTCGCTGAGCGGGCGGGGCGTCGACGTGGCAGGAATGATCGCTGATTTCGTGTTGGGATAG
- a CDS encoding inorganic diphosphatase, translating into MEPVSRTVDALIEIPAGSRNKYEFDEKAGRIRLDRVLYTSVHYPTDYGFIPDTLAPDGDHLDILVVTYEPTFPGCLVEARPIGGLDMEDEKGSDFKVLAVPAVDPRFASTRTLEDLDPHWLREIETFFATYKLLEPKHTEVLGWHPVEEAWGVIEAAQRTYRSSIRS; encoded by the coding sequence ATGGAGCCTGTGAGCCGAACGGTGGACGCGCTCATCGAGATTCCGGCGGGCAGCCGGAATAAGTATGAGTTCGATGAGAAGGCCGGGCGAATCCGCCTGGACCGGGTGCTCTACACCTCGGTCCATTACCCGACCGACTACGGGTTCATCCCGGACACGCTCGCTCCCGACGGCGACCACCTGGATATTCTGGTCGTGACCTACGAGCCGACCTTCCCGGGGTGCCTGGTTGAGGCCCGGCCGATCGGCGGCCTCGACATGGAGGACGAGAAGGGGAGCGACTTCAAGGTGCTCGCCGTGCCGGCGGTCGACCCGCGATTCGCGAGCACGCGCACGCTGGAAGACCTGGATCCCCACTGGCTGCGCGAGATTGAGACCTTCTTCGCGACCTACAAGCTGCTGGAGCCGAAGCACACCGAGGTGCTGGGCTGGCATCCGGTGGAGGAGGCGTGGGGCGTGATCGAGGCGGCCCAGCGCACCTATCGATCCAGCATCCGGAGCTAG
- a CDS encoding aspartate aminotransferase family protein yields the protein MSQALNIDIVRKDKDLQPPLYAKRDIALVRGEGVYLWDADGTRYLDLVSNYGVNILGHAHPKVTEAIQRQAATLVSCHQSFSNDVRSAFLQKLLSIAPAGLTHAFLSNSGTEAIEAALKFAYVATGRTKVVAAKRGYHGRTLGALAATADKKYRDPFAGALAEATHVTYGDAEALAEAVDETTAAVVLEPIQGEGGIHPAPPGYLARAREIAHAAGALVIFDEIQTGFRTGTWFACQHAGVTPDLMALSKGLANGVPIGATLMTAEVAGALEGGVHGTTFGGNPLAAAAGLATLEALESEGWLAHSAEVGAYFIEQLRALAHPKVREVRGQGLMIGVELKGRATPVVRAMQERGVLALMAGSLTVRFLPPLLLTREQVDTAVAVFAEALG from the coding sequence ATGAGTCAGGCGCTGAACATCGACATCGTCCGAAAAGACAAGGACCTCCAGCCGCCGCTGTACGCGAAGCGCGACATTGCGCTGGTGCGCGGCGAGGGGGTCTACCTCTGGGATGCCGACGGCACTCGGTACCTCGATCTGGTGAGCAACTACGGCGTCAACATCCTCGGCCATGCCCACCCGAAGGTCACCGAGGCGATCCAGCGGCAGGCCGCCACACTGGTCAGTTGCCACCAGTCGTTCTCCAATGACGTGCGCTCCGCGTTCCTCCAGAAGTTGCTCAGCATCGCCCCGGCCGGGCTGACCCACGCCTTCCTCTCCAACTCCGGCACCGAGGCGATCGAGGCGGCGCTGAAGTTCGCCTATGTCGCCACCGGCCGCACCAAGGTGGTTGCCGCCAAGCGTGGTTACCACGGTCGGACCCTCGGCGCGCTGGCGGCCACGGCCGACAAGAAGTACCGCGATCCCTTCGCCGGGGCGCTCGCCGAAGCGACTCACGTCACCTACGGCGACGCCGAGGCGCTGGCTGAGGCGGTTGACGAGACCACGGCCGCCGTGGTGCTGGAGCCGATCCAGGGTGAGGGCGGCATCCACCCGGCGCCGCCTGGTTATCTGGCCCGCGCCCGGGAGATCGCCCACGCGGCCGGCGCGCTTGTGATCTTCGACGAGATCCAGACCGGCTTCCGCACCGGCACCTGGTTCGCCTGCCAGCACGCTGGAGTGACGCCCGACCTGATGGCCCTCTCCAAGGGGCTCGCCAACGGCGTGCCGATCGGGGCCACGCTGATGACGGCTGAGGTTGCCGGGGCGCTGGAAGGCGGGGTGCACGGCACCACCTTCGGCGGTAACCCGCTGGCCGCCGCCGCGGGGCTGGCGACGCTCGAGGCGCTGGAGTCCGAGGGCTGGCTGGCGCACAGCGCCGAGGTCGGGGCCTACTTCATCGAGCAACTCCGGGCCCTGGCGCACCCCAAGGTCCGCGAGGTGCGCGGCCAGGGGTTGATGATCGGCGTGGAGCTGAAGGGCCGGGCGACGCCGGTCGTGCGCGCCATGCAGGAGCGCGGCGTGCTGGCCCTCATGGCCGGGAGCCTCACCGTTCGCTTCCTCCCGCCGCTGCTCCTGACCCGCGAGCAGGTGGACACGGCGGTAGCGGTGTTCGCCGAGGCGCTGGGGTAG
- a CDS encoding [LysW]-aminoadipate kinase, with protein MLIVKLGGSAGIDPGPTLDDLAELSKTERVVFVHGANATMDEWTRAMGREPRLVYSKTGQVSRFTDAETMDLMLAVYAGLVNKRLVEGLQARGVNAVGLSALDGGIARGPRKDTLRAIEDGKPKVLRGDYAGSITRIDTRLIDLLLDNGYLPVLTPPALSDAGEAINVDGDKLTLRLGLALGADALVILSNTAGLLRDLNDPDSLVRQIDVSDPASVEAAMEAAGGRMKKKVQAGVDAVAAGIGRVIFADARVPQPVRRALAGEGTVVMASAPIGAEA; from the coding sequence ATGCTGATCGTCAAGCTGGGTGGGAGCGCGGGGATCGATCCCGGGCCGACGCTCGACGACCTGGCGGAACTTTCGAAGACCGAGCGAGTCGTGTTCGTCCACGGCGCGAACGCAACGATGGACGAGTGGACACGCGCCATGGGGCGTGAGCCGCGCCTCGTCTACTCCAAGACCGGGCAGGTCAGCCGTTTCACCGATGCCGAGACGATGGACCTGATGCTGGCGGTCTATGCCGGACTGGTCAACAAGCGGTTGGTGGAGGGGTTGCAGGCGCGCGGCGTCAACGCGGTCGGCCTGAGCGCGCTCGACGGGGGCATCGCCCGCGGCCCGCGCAAGGACACCCTGCGTGCCATCGAGGACGGCAAGCCGAAAGTGCTGCGCGGAGACTACGCCGGCAGCATCACCCGGATCGACACCCGGCTGATCGACCTGCTGCTCGACAACGGCTACCTCCCGGTGCTGACGCCGCCTGCGCTGTCCGATGCCGGGGAGGCGATCAACGTCGACGGAGACAAGCTGACCCTGCGGCTGGGCCTCGCGCTCGGTGCCGACGCACTGGTGATCCTCTCCAACACCGCCGGGCTGCTTCGCGACCTCAACGACCCGGACTCGCTGGTGCGGCAGATAGACGTGAGCGATCCGGCCAGCGTCGAGGCCGCCATGGAAGCGGCCGGGGGGCGCATGAAGAAGAAGGTGCAGGCGGGTGTGGACGCCGTTGCCGCCGGGATCGGACGGGTCATCTTCGCCGACGCGCGGGTTCCGCAGCCGGTGCGGCGCGCCCTGGCGGGCGAGGGGACCGTCGTGATGGCGAGCGCGCCGATTGGAGCCGAGGCATGA
- the lysX gene encoding lysine biosynthesis protein LysX, whose product MNRPRIGMLFSHVREEEKLLLAAFAKRGIEPVRLHDRKLVLDLTSPGSPCGVELDIVLDRGMAHGRAAVAMQIFDALGIPTVNSSRASNLADDKVATTLALAAAGVPTLRTVVAFDIDSALAGLEQIGYPAVIKPVIGSWGRLLAKVNSPQAARTLLEHKRVLGHYQHGVFYIQEYVEKPGRDLRIFVVGDEIVAASYRAAEHWVTNVARGAVSLPCPITPEIADISFRAARAIGTEIAGIDLVETPTGLQVIEVNTGAEFKGLMRTTEKDIAGAIVDYVIARAERAAYEAAYVMPGA is encoded by the coding sequence GTGAACCGGCCGCGGATTGGGATGCTGTTCTCCCACGTGCGGGAGGAAGAGAAACTGCTGCTAGCGGCATTCGCCAAACGTGGCATCGAGCCGGTCCGGTTGCACGACCGGAAGCTGGTGCTCGATCTGACCTCTCCCGGTAGCCCTTGCGGGGTGGAGCTCGACATCGTGCTCGACCGCGGCATGGCCCACGGCCGGGCGGCGGTCGCGATGCAGATTTTCGACGCCCTCGGTATCCCGACGGTCAACTCCAGCCGGGCCTCGAACTTGGCGGACGACAAAGTCGCGACGACGCTGGCGCTCGCGGCGGCCGGGGTGCCGACGCTACGCACCGTCGTCGCCTTCGACATCGACTCGGCACTGGCCGGGTTGGAGCAGATCGGCTACCCGGCTGTGATCAAGCCGGTGATCGGCTCCTGGGGGCGGCTGCTGGCGAAGGTGAACTCGCCGCAGGCAGCGCGGACGCTGCTGGAACACAAGCGGGTGCTCGGCCACTACCAGCACGGCGTCTTTTACATCCAGGAGTACGTCGAAAAGCCGGGACGGGACCTCCGGATCTTCGTCGTCGGCGATGAGATCGTGGCGGCGTCCTACCGCGCGGCCGAGCACTGGGTGACGAACGTGGCGCGCGGCGCCGTGTCGCTGCCCTGCCCGATCACGCCGGAGATCGCCGACATCTCCTTCCGCGCCGCGCGGGCGATCGGCACCGAGATCGCCGGGATTGATCTGGTGGAAACACCCACCGGGCTGCAGGTGATCGAGGTCAACACCGGTGCCGAGTTCAAGGGATTGATGCGGACGACGGAGAAGGACATCGCCGGGGCGATCGTCGACTATGTCATCGCCCGTGCCGAGCGAGCCGCCTACGAGGCGGCGTACGTGATGCCGGGGGCGTGA